The region CATTTACCACCACAAGTACCTCTGCAATATCTTgagggagaaagaaaagaaggaaaaaataaaataatcaggtgctaaaaataaaactcactcGTGAGGGATCAGTACAGGTCTTCACGattcaggcaaaaaaaattaaaatcgacATCATGGTTTGAAAATGATTAATCGTGCAGACCTAGACTActtaaacttttttattttttttattttgggagagagctcagtattgttcattcggtaatcttaccgaattgacatgtcatcatcattgctctttctttttgtgcgtgtgtgtgtatgtgcttgAATAAGTGCGtgtgctggtgtgtgtgtgcctatgtgcgtgcatgtgagtgtgaaaagaaagaaaagtgaaatccagcaccgaccagacatcacctactacccaccgggttaccaaccagaatctttcaccaaccccagaaacatctgaattccaacaaattagggagacctcaagagaccaaaggaaaaactgaggaaaggaaggaaggatagatgaagcagcgtgagatccacagacatcagcctgcaccgattcagcgaccagaggaagaagcagattggcTTTTAaattcggtagatgctggtgtggagGATCTAGCATgtatgaaaacctccaccaaagaggggagccatcgaccccggccaggacagagcaagcacaacccaccagggccccccaggatgcggcagcgccaaggcacaacccccgggccccgcaggggccaccggccagagagcaaacccaggaaccCGGAGCGCCCCCCTCCCCAACACAgtccgcgccccaagcccaacgcagcacaacggggcacggcaggcccaccaggcaccccaccggcccacagcccccgctccccgcTGTTGGTGAGTGTATgtgatgcattaaaaaaaataaggggtGGGCGTGGTGGCGCGGCGGGGATACAGATGGGGGACCGCAGaactgcttaatactgcggtctgccccaaccgatggctccCCACCCCGACACCCCTCCTagttgtggggtgcattaaaattggaggggagttgtagggtgAAGACAGTGTCTCCAGcctaccccaccccccaaaactgtgtgtttatgtgccgaatgtgtctattaacaaagtgtattgtgcaaaactagtgcagtgagttaagaggagcgaccagcgggggcCTCTCCCAACCCGACGCGGGCACttaaactatttctaatagACTTGCCTTTCAAGAGATGCCCACTGCCTTGCATCTGTGCGGTCCAATctgtaaaacacaaaattcaTGCACTGCATACATTTTGAACCATtcagtatgcgtgtgtgtgtgtgtgtgtgcgtgtgtgtgtgtgtgtgtgtgtgtgtgtgtgtgtgtgcgtgtgtgtgtacgtgtgtgtgtacgtgtgtgtgtgcgtccggttgtgtgtgtgtgtgtgtgtgtgtgagaaatcGACAAGAAGAATTATGTTGGTCAGAAATGCAGACCTGCCAACCTATTGAAATTCACTCCGCCATTCCTAAATCATAGCCGTCGCTCCTTCAAATGTCCAATTAAAGCATTTGCAGGCTGGTTCATGGATTTCCATAACAGTTGGCAGCTCTGGAAATGTTAGTAGCTATATATTCTGAGCATAatgaaaaaggttttttttctgtaacagcacttttgaaaacagaaaataaattttcaGGAGAGACAACTTGTTTATGCTAACAATGTGTCGCTTGTAAGACCATACGGCATAAGCATCTTaggtaaataaaatatgtcCAATGAATTGGATACACTGGACCACAATAGAAACAAGGCCTCTGCTTTGATTTTGAATATTACTATAAACTATGCCACTGTACCTTTTACAATCCATTAATGAAGTATTCAGTCAATCAGAGAGTGATGAACAAATAAGTCAGCAATGATCATCATCAGAATAGTTTTAACGTTTCCATACATTGATCAGAAAAGTATAcaaattaccaaaaaaaaggcaattaaagTGATTTAATTTCATCTAGAAAGACATTTCATCAATTTCATTTGTAGAAGTAAATTAGAGAAATAAATGACAtaccattttgtgtttgttgtgggTGACCATGCTACTACTGCATTGCATcgttgttttgtggaaaacactacttcacctttatatttttatgcaggatcgtgagtgatcggcggtaacaatgaatacacagagactgatttactgtgctagaataattgtgccttttattccccgcaaacagcaatctaCACCTggactgtgctagaataatcatacgttttattccccgcaaacagtaatcaacgcctgtgctgtgctagaataattgtaccttttattccccgcaaacagcaataatcacaactcactttgctagaataatggtgccttttattccccgcaaacagtaatcaacagctgtgctagaataattgtacctattattccccgcaaacagcaataatcacaactcgctttgctagaataatggtgccttttattccccgcaaacagcaatcaatacactacaacgttaagcagcataatatgatcatcaacagcgcttaccttgacactagaccggagagcccatggtccgggtagaacgagctgcaaaacggctgggcaatcgtacgtattccgcgtcttttattcgttagcgtgagaaaccgggctagccaagccctttctcagacactttcgaaaacatgttttgcgaggcagggaaggctgtagtataaacaaggaagagttcccaggctgattccgccctttatttacaaattgttgggcacctggattcgtacaacagttcaggacaacaacatatccttatataagaggttacatgaggacatatcaaaccatggttattttcccttcaatcGTATTCCGATATCCCTGTAGAAACAAAATCCTTGGTTATATTTCCCATAGAGTTTGGGAGTAGCAACACAATCTGACATTGTCatgtagggctgctcgattatggaaaaaataataatcacgattattttggtaataattgaaatcacgattattttggtaataattgaaatcacgattattctaaacgattattcattcattttgttcaaaacaagaatatgtttaaacatttgaaaatattaagacaaataaaaatgtttaaaacactATAAATATGTAGGTTCCTAtcggaccaaacagaatttataataatatgtattatttatgttggcaaaaatttGAAGTTGGGGTGCAGCGTGTGCAGTATGGCTTGTAGGGTGCAAGCTAGTTTTGACAGGAGTGTGTGGTGAAAGAATTTGTGTGAGCGTGCCTCAAagcaactcaaaattaacattattagggctgcagctCTTGAATATTTTGGCATTTGGATATCCTATTGAAAATTCTAGCGAATAATCGGGTATttggatagaaataaaaatataccttCGAGTCACAGGTAGATTGTATGTTAGGAGACACAACTTCATCTTAAATTTGACTGTGataatacaaaatgttttaacaatTACAAGGAATACATGAACagcataagggttagggttaattattttaaataatatttaggaATAATTCCCACTACAGCTACAGTTTATGATGCTTCGATCCAGAAAACGAACGTAAATGCTTAAAAACAACTGACCCAAAAACCATTTAGCAATGGATACTTGAGTCCTCAAGATGGCAGTAGAGGTTGTTCCGCGTTTATTCGTCAACCACCTATAACTATAAAGGAAGAAATAGAGAACTTGGTGACTGACTgctccacagaaaaaaaacttggttgACTGCCGTCGTCTTTGGTGTCAGTGTACCAAGTAACGAGACGTCGATAGAAAACGGTTACTTTCGTTTTCTTTTAATACGATGGCGTGCGAAGGAAATGGTCTATCAGGTAAGATTGACATCGAAAGAGAAACTGTTGAATGTCGATAGACAGTACTATGTAAAGTTTAATTATTTCTAATTGGTAACGTTGTCCGCAATCCAACTAGAATAACAGCGCTGTtagataaaataatattttttcgaACCTTTGCCTACCCAATTAAATATGCTGAATTCCTCCACAGATGAAAGGATCGGAGAAGCCCTAATTAAGGAGTAAGTTCCTCTCTTCctgttcattaattttttttcccactcgaGAAAAGCTTGTACACTGCATCCAATGTTGATTGCACGGCAATGATTATATTATTTTCTCACTTACcacgcaaaacaaaaacatctgccATGATAAAACGTAGTATTTTGTTGTAACTTTATGTAGGGGTGATAAAGAAAATCCGAagatgaaatttgtgattttagATCAATGAATGTTAACACAACAGTTTTAGTGTCAGTTTTTATTGACGACGTGCTCTTACAGGCCATTGAGAGAAATATTTGTACTAGTTGCAGATTAATCTAAAAACTACACCCATAGGTATTATTAAATTTTATAACCTAGATCATTTGTCGTATGCCTTTTTTTTCGTCTATACTTGTACTTAATGAGGTGTCTGTAGATTCAACCAAATCTTTCTGTATTTTAGTATAGGACAGTGCATCAGGAAACTTATGCAGGTTAGAATTTCCCCCTCTAAATGAATTACCTTGTTTACTTGTTGTCTTTTCTGTAACGGTTTAAATTGGTTTGATAATCTGAAATGAATGTGATGACTGCAAAAACATACATCGGAAATCAGGAAATGGGTAAATACATGTTCACAGCAGTGTAGTTGAGTGCACACCCCCTACACAAATCACTCTTCCTGAGGAAGCTCAGACAGTGATGCCATCTTGATAACTTTCTCGCTAAATAtggcaactttttttgtcaaaagcgaCTAGTGGCAAATCTAGCGACTTTTTCTGGTGttctttaagtttttttttaactcaccttTTGGCTCTCCCACGACATTATTCGTCTCTCCTACAGCATCCATTACTATTACATGCAATTTGCCAATTATGCAAATTGTGCAATGAGGTCATTTAGTGACTTCTAGCTACTTTTAGGACAGCAAATAGCtactttccttactggggagttggcaacactgagCTCAGATTCTTTGATGTATGCAGCAAGATATTCCATTCTGTAGTGGCACGTGCCATCACCTTATGATAAAGCTGTTGTCTGCTGGCCAGGGGGAGCAGCGTCAGTGCCATTgacgaaaacaaaaatcatcaaAGGACTGAAAATGACGGAGACTTTTGCTCAGAGATCACTGAGCAAATTTCTCTCCATCTTGGATAATCATTCGCATCCTCTTCTCAACACTCTACAGTGGCCAATGAGCCCTTTCTCAAAAAGTCTTAATCACAGGCATGAAAATTCCTCACCTTTCAGTGAATTTTCATGCCTGTTTTTAGCTTTGCGGCTAGTAGAAAGggttaaaataatatttcatgtTGTTCAACATTCACGTACAGTAGTACTgtacagagatgggaagtaacaaagtacaaatactttattttagtagtttttttcagtactttctactttcctgagtatttattttttagactactttgtacttttatccgttacattttaacatgagtatctgtacttttcccagcttgtgattggctctacaACACGTGATCACATGTCGTGCAATTGGCTAGGCTAGAACAATGCGCGCCGCCACAACAGAGTTTAATTCGTACTTGATAGCAAGTCAGAGAGTCAATTGGCTGATGTATACCCATGTTTGCTCCATtagctaatatctttcaaattgatCTCGGAGGAAACATctggtaaaaatacttttacttACTTCTACTCAATTATATTTCAGAGTCCGTAGTCcgtacttttttgttttacttttacttgagtaattatttgagtgagtacttttactttgactaaagttgttttttacacaagtaattgtactttccctcaagtagagaatgtcagtacttttcccatatCTGGTACTATATAACAATTGCCCACTATGTGTGAGGCAGATACTCCTGGACACTGTGAAATAAGGTACATTGGTCCGAtttgattaagatttttttttttacttgattgttattgttgtttaatcgattcattttgacagctctcaACGTATACCATTTCACATGTGCAGTcaatattattcattattttatattatattatacttaTATTATTTAAAACTGCCACGGCCTAAGAATGGTATAAATGTCTGTCTACTTATCTTCTAGccacaatttgtttttttgtgcttcttttgtgtatgtcttttttatttctttgaggattttttttttaactctttgactgccaaaaacgttaaataacgtttagtaaaatcctacggaggagcgccaaagacgttaaaagatgttcaccaagttttttatttaattttttggaaacgggtggagaaagccttggccagctgtgctgaaagtatcaagcagatctagttagtataatgcctatttttggcccctagatggcagcgatgactctctttggacaagattgggtaggcatcagtagaagacgtgaggcagagctagagtgttgaggggacaatggctgaggaagccataatggcgaccggttgcaagcagctcacgcttgagcatttttttcaaagacaaaaagcatcgaccaatgctaaagagcacattgatgacgacgatgatgatgatggtgactccgaggttgacgccgaagttggaagcgttgatgcggcggctatgatcatgtcataaagcctcaccggctagcgatgctaacgccggaaaacgcggagcataaccgagcacgctcaggcggacgttcaatcggaagacgagtccaatgcatattcatcggaggagtgggtacagtctgatcacggagaagacactggttctggactacgatgccaccatgaatggagtggatacgatggatcagaacatctcttaccactcggtataggaacagaaggacatgaggaagccagacgtaacaccaccgtaacgtcaccgtatcatgatctgagagtagacttgatggcaacatggccaaacacacactgcagtatatacttgctattccccggaaaaaaaagccagcaagaaagtgtagcgtctgcacgctaaggggccatcgcagtgaaactaatttgttgtgcaaatcctgctgcgtctccttgcacacaggggagtgttacaaaaagaaaaactgtatttgaaacatccacacaattgtaaatagtaccacggttgcacacatttgtaaatagtttgccaaattgttttgtcaaattgttacactgttgaatgtaaataaaagtattttgctatcaaaaaacactttttcattgttggtggtagtgttttacagaagtaaagcactgtttaggtgtttgtggcatcattcatgggaaaaaaaaggtgtcaaattcactagagtgcatgaaataatatcgtttcacaaaaagcttgatttctccattttttcaaaacagagcatttgggtgaaactaaccattttctattgttgattactgaaaaacagaataaggtagaaacaaacttttttttctgatgaaagatgagagtccaatctttcatttggtagtatgtgtgtttccatagtccaaacacaaaattttctgtggaccttgaaagatcagtcaaaatgcttaaattggctggcacccacggcatcccttttctgaaaacgtctggcagtcaaagagttaatgtaaaaGTGATGCATAAAATAGTTATGTAGTCATGTATGCATCTATCCATATTGTCCAGTTTGCCCTGTCTGCCATAATAAGggtggtatctcactgagtggcgCAGGCTTGTAAAGGTGTGTGCATGTAGTGAGTGTTGGTACTGCAGTATTTAGCCAGGTTTCGTTCAAGATTGAAAAACGTTGCAAAGATGATTGCCAGACACTCGCACATCATTTTTATTCAGTCAAACAGCTTTTCTTGTCGCCATCAAATTTGGAATATTTTCCGCCCAAAAATTGCGAGCATTATAATGGTTTACAAAACTCTTCTCAACGTTTTTCAGTCTGTAATGAAATCAGACGAAATGACAGCATTCGCTACATGCGCACACACTACAAAGGCTGCGCCACTCAGTAGATAGACTACAACCTACAAAATAACTCGAGTGGTCTAAATTCTCACCAGCTGTAGTCCTGTTCTTTCTCCAGGGTTATCGAGGAAGAACTAAAGGATGTGCCCTCAGATGATATCCCTCCTCTCACTCCTCTGGCTGTGGAAGTAAAAAGTGCTCAGGAGCAGAAGATTGTCACCCAGTTGGGCAAAATGATCCGAATCATTGGTGACAGGGTCAAAGATGACAAGGAGTTTCAAGAGTAagtttcttctctttttcatgCTATGAAATGCCTATGGAattggaaaaatgtattttttttttttttcctacatcatcaccaccttgttttttttacctttgcgTAACAGTGCAATTGATAGTGTAGCCTGTGTGGATGGATCCAAGTGGGAGAAATTCAAGAAAGTGGCCGACAAAGTCTTTGAACAGGGCATTACCTGGGAGAGAATAGCTGTGCTCTTCTATGTTGCGGGGAAACTAGCACTCAAGGTgggtctgcattttttttcagcccCCCACATTTTTACTGTCCCCTGTTTAAAATAGGAACTTTTTTCTTGctgtcctttttttatttatttttatttttattttattttttgtgtatttttttttaccaagtttAGTAAGGCATCAACATGGCATCCTAAAGTGCTTTGAAGGTCAACGTCATAAGATTCTCTTCAGTTTATACCACAAAAAATGATGAGACCTAAATTCACTGTCACCACTTATTGTTTTGTACTTGGAACGTTGGAACGCGGCAGGAGGAAAATAAATTGACATTTGTTTCGTGCGCATCGAGGGCCTCTCCAACTCAAATTCCCGGGCTGAATTTGGAGCCCAGTCGCCgtcccttttcttttcttttttttctcaagaaaaaaaaaaaagcccagtcCGTCCCTAGCGCTATTGGCCAAAATTCATATCAATTGCATCCCTTCATGGTAACGGTATATATCATGATATAAAAGTgaggttaaaaaatatttttgagtttAATAATATCTCATAAATTATTCATTTCTGgatatttttattgatttagtcAATTAAAAAAGCTAAATTGCTCAAATTGATTGGTCAATATTGGTAATGGTTTGTTTGTCTTTCTCTCTGTGTCCACCAGATGGTGGAGGCTCATCTGCCACAGTCAGTGAAGGAGATCCTGAGTTGGACAGTGGATTTCTTTCGAAATAACCTACTCAGCTGGATTCGGGAACACGGTGGATGGGTGTGttcatgtaatgtaatgtagaaACATTCATTCACATAGCAAACATTACACACTTTTGTTTGGTATCTACCGATTTGGCTTGATTCTGTCAGATGTTCCCAGCAGTTCCTCATAATACAATTGGGCCTGCCAGGTCGAACTGACATCTTGCACCGCCaacggagccaacacaccaccaggtggtgattgGTGCACACGTCCACCTCACTCTTCCCCCAAGTGTCCAAGACATGCAGACACAAGTCCCATGACACTACCACAAAGTTGATCATTgtactgcggcctagggtgtcctggtgtcAAATGCATGTCTGGACACCCTTACGGTTATGCATGAACATGGTGTTTATTATGGAGAGTCTGTGATGAGCTTAGCAAAGAATCTACTGTAATAACGGAACAACAACTCGGGTTGTGATTgtggggccattcctcccaatcattCCCTTTCCAGGtgtcactgtcattgcccacgtgagcatTGAAGGCCCACCAATGGAACAGAACAATGGAGTCCCCAAAGGGGAGCtctctccagcaccccccctTAGAACTCCAAAAATGAtgggtactctgaactgctgtttAATGTTTAGGCACAAACagcagtcaggacccgtcccctcACCCGAAAGGAGGCTAGCCTCTGGTACACTCCGGTGAATCCCAattttaaaggagaagtcaaccttaaacatttcttaacaataatatcttatttgtgacctcactagACATTCTGTTTAATACTACATTTGTGGGAAattagttaagcagcaaaatccagccatttttatccatctcagagggtggccgttttgccacttactgtcgacttaagatgacaccacagttgctcgaggctcaggcaacgaccaatcacagttcatctgttttctgaagctgagctgtaattggttgttacttgagacttgaccaactgtgatgtcattttcactcgacagcaagtggcaaaatggccaccttctaatattgataaaaacgatTTTGCTGCTTCTCTCATATTCCATGAACGCAATATTAGTCAAAATACCGTCTCAATGTTGCCACTCCTTAAGTACTGTGAAACTCGTGGGAAGATACAGAGGGCAGCACAGGGAAGTAGAATTGTTAACCTTAACTGGTTTCACAATTTGATTCCATTATCACATCAGTGATGTGATTGCATAACTTCACAATGTGCCATGATGAGTCCCATCAGTTTTGATGTGGTGTTCAAACAATGATGTTTGTACTGTGGTTAAAAATGGTTTTGTTTCTGCCAACAGATCAACAGTTTCTCAGAGTTGGCAACATCCTCCATGCGGACCGTGGGATTGAACTCCCAGCTCTATATCCTCGTCATCATCTTCTGTGGTGGTCTTGCTATAGGAAGTTTTATCACCTGGAAGCTGACCAGACACTCCTGAGGACCCACACATAACATGTTGCCTGTTTACCCAGTTGCCACTATTGCcgccacttttttatttttttaatggatttaatgtatatatttgaaaacattttggtaCCACTATGTCAAATACAGCACTTTGGTATTTTCATACTTCTGTTGATACTGTATTTTACCAAACATATTTATAACCAGTAAGTTGTCCTTACAGTGATTGTGACaccaaattatttataaaaaaaaagaggcaacaTTTATTGTCAGGCCTTAGTCTCTAGTTtagaaaatggcatttttgttgtggtctaactatgttgaatattttttaagaaaaataagagATTTACAAAAAGATTGGCAGtctttattatttgtttgacaaataaatgtttacaaacatatttttgcaGTTGTTTAGATTTCACtatcattttttcatttcaaaatatagtttgagctaaatttaaaaaaaaaagtacaagtttTGTTAATTGGAAATTACTAGCTGCATTTCCATCAAAGGCAGGGACGTTGCAAGAAATAACCAAGCAAAACAAAGTAGCGTTGATGGCACTCAACAGGCATAGAGTGAGGGATTTTTGTGTTAGATCCCCTCGTGTTTACTCTTGAAATGAAGGATCAATAACTTCTATTGTATCTTATGTGCTATTGACAGTGAATATGAAAAGTGCACGTACACCACTGTTCGAAGGCCTTTTTGTGGTATCAAAAATATGTGACGATAAACGATTTAAAAAACGTATCCTCCATTTCTGTCACTTACTCTACAGTATAACCTGTACaagcgtttttgtgtgtgtgtgtgtgtggttttttttttgtagaattggAAGCAAACGTAACAGATATTGTGGTTGTATTGTAGTGAGTGTAGTATTTGTGGCGTTAGCTTCTGATTGAAGACTGTTCATTGAAGTTGTCAGCATGGGGGATGAGGCTACAGTATTTTTATGTGACAATGTGTCAATTACATTTGCAATATATTTGCACACTTCAGTGCTAGGCGGCAGCCGTGGcagaaactagtcaaggtaaagtacaaccttttttgtcttaaaaaagaaaaaacacaggacgatTGTTCAGTGTAATTAAATAACGAAGTGTAACTTGGCTGTTTGGTGATTACTGCATGAGTGAAATTGAATTGACTGTCTTTATAGGgacttgtccccccccccccccaaaaaaaaaagaaagtggagaAAACAGGCAGGAAGCAAAGATACAACACAAAGCTAATGTAAACAGTGTTTTCAATTTACGACATGACCAGCATATCAAATTTGAAGGTGTCGATTGTTGTGGTAACTGGTCAAAGTAGCTAACAGCATATATGTAATACGGACACAACAAATCTAGATCGGGTTCAGTCCGAGAGGTAATGTAGATAACTTACAAACTCTACCCTGCATGGGACATGAATATTAGAATTGTATGACTGTTGTCATATTAATGTCCACCAGATGTCACCAGAGATCCCGTCAAGATAACTTCTATTTACAGCTTGcgttaataaataatgaatacatacaGGTACTAAGGTACATAATGCATTACTCATCTGGTAACTGCTTCAGTAACATTTTACATATACTGtgataaccctaaccctaaccagttcagagtgtaccctgcctaatacagctgggataggctccagcaggcCTACGACCCTAcgataatgaatggatggatgtaatcATAATGTTAATATATGCCCATGTGAGATGAGTTAGGATTAACATAAAGGAAGTCAAAACAAACTGTAGTAGGTTCTGAGAAGGTGAAACGGAAAATAAGCgtgccccaaaaaaagttaGGTTTTTGTTGCTAGTGCACAGTGGCGCATTTTAAATATTCATGTTAGTGTACTTTAAGTCATATAATCTGAAGAACGTCATcgtttatatatttaaaaaaaaaattgaacagaATGAAAGCTTTCAATATATTTAgtcaatattatattttatttaataatgttgGGAGCACATTACACCGGCATTGGCTCCATGTGTGTTTAAGGGTtgattttaaagtgtttttattagtttttaaatggctttttttttttttttacaggtttttAAATGGCTTAATGGTCTTGGTCCATTTTAACAATCTGACCTACCTGCTTTTATCGTATCAACACGCAGATcctatattcactttggattgattttggattaatttaaccCTATAACgccaaatgtatcatattaaatacaatacattttgagccctctatttcatgagtataatattttttgcccCATTAAAACCGGGACGTATATAATCTGATACATGCATTGCACAAATAATCCATTatagggcagtatcacccagttgatggcttttccagcgaccttgcaagattgccctaattgagaaaggagagacctATACTTggtaatagtgggaaatgttctttctgatttttggaaatactaatatgtttgaaatgtctattattatatttttgactgttataaatgtacgaatttaaagcattgtgatcggatgtatcaaatatgacacaaatcacgCAGAATTTCCCCatatttcagggtttcttgacccagagttttcactaaacctgctttgtgaaatagagcCCATTTCCGCAGAGACTATTGATATTTTTAAGAGGCTCAAGACACATCCTTTTAGTTTGGCATTTGAatgatcttttttatttatttattttttaccccttttatttctttacatagTTTCATCTTCCATTTATTATGTTGTCTTTTATCTTTGCTTTTAG is a window of Vanacampus margaritifer isolate UIUO_Vmar chromosome 2, RoL_Vmar_1.0, whole genome shotgun sequence DNA encoding:
- the LOC144043875 gene encoding apoptosis regulator BAX-like; the encoded protein is MACEGNGLSDERIGEALIKEVIEEELKDVPSDDIPPLTPLAVEVKSAQEQKIVTQLGKMIRIIGDRVKDDKEFQDAIDSVACVDGSKWEKFKKVADKVFEQGITWERIAVLFYVAGKLALKMVEAHLPQSVKEILSWTVDFFRNNLLSWIREHGGWINSFSELATSSMRTVGLNSQLYILVIIFCGGLAIGSFITWKLTRHS